The Glycine max cultivar Williams 82 chromosome 12, Glycine_max_v4.0, whole genome shotgun sequence genome window below encodes:
- the LOC102660447 gene encoding uncharacterized protein, which produces MVAFMADIEGVQIQPSSRDFLSWGADPAGYYSTKSAYNLLKAEGNSISEDSNYKIIWRLKIPPIASAFSWRIFKNRLPTRDNLRRRHVELPSYNCPLCDQDEETTGHIMYSCRKTRHLWWESLRWANRMVPFPIEPKCHFVKFSQWSGKSNVDNRWKAFCIALSMTIWKHRNALVFNNQNFSTEKVMDEALFHTWSWINCMEKDFHTHFNQWSTCLKEEMS; this is translated from the coding sequence ATGGTAGCATTCATGGCTGACATTGAGGGTGTTCAGATCCAACCTTCAAGTCGGGATTTTCTCAGCTGGGGGGCTGATCCTGCTGGTTATTACTCCACAAAGTCAGCCTACAATCTCCTCAAGGCTGAGGGCAATTCTATTTCTGAAGACAGCAACTACAAGATCATTTGGAGACTGAAAATTCCCCCAATAGCAAGTGCtttctcttggagaatcttcaAGAACAGACTACCTACTAGGGATAATCTAAGGAGGAGACATGTGGAGCTGCCCTCTTACAACTGTCCTCTTTGTGATCAGGATGAGGAAACTACTGGCCATATTATGTATTCTTGTAGGAAAACTAGACATCTTTGGTGGGAGAGTTTGAGATGGGCCAATAGGATGGTTCCTTTCCCTATTGAACCCAAATGCCATTTTGTGAAATTCTCTCAATGGAGTGGAAAAAGCAATGTAGACAACCGATGGAAAGCTTTCTGTATAGCTTTATCCATGACTATTTGGAAGCATAGAAATGCCTTGGTGTTTAACAACCAGAATTTCAGCACCGAAAAAGTCATGGACGAAGCTTTGTTTCACACTTGGTCTTGGATCAACTGCATGGAGAAAGATTTCCATAcacattttaatcaatggtctACTTGCTTAAAGGAGGAAATGTCCTAG